A genome region from Scyliorhinus canicula chromosome 16, sScyCan1.1, whole genome shotgun sequence includes the following:
- the agmat gene encoding agmatinase, mitochondrial, with product MERILLRGVRSVLKHPGLLQAPSRCSSSSRFNVPLSSAEVARPVGVCSMMRLPVQASSAGLDAAFVGVPLDIGTSNRPGSRFGPRHIRAESSLLRAYNGGTRAAPFESLMVADIGDVNVNLYDLKKSCKMIRNSFKEIVSTGCIPLTLGGDHTITYPILQTMAEKYGPVGLVHIDAHSDTSDIVLGEKICHGTPFRRCVDEGLLDCKRVVQIGLRGSTYEPDGYLWSREQGFRVVSGQDCWLRSLAPLMKEVRQQMRDGPVYISFDIDGLDPAFAPGTGTPEIAGLQPSQALEIIRGCQGMKIIGCDLVEVSPPYDTSGNTALTAANLLFEMLCVLPNVKYY from the exons ATGGAGCGGATTCTCCTGCGCGGTGTCCGATCTGTACTGAAGCACCCGGGGCTGCTGCAGGCTCCGTCCCGCTGCAGCTCCTCGTCCCGGTTCAATGTGCCCCTCAGCTCTGCCGAGGTAGCCCGGCCGGTCGgagtctgctccatgatgcgcCTCCCGGTGCAGGCTTCCTCGGCGGGCCTGGATGCTGCTTTTGTTGGAGTGCCTTTGGACATCGGAACCTCGAACCGGCCGGGCAGCAG ATTTGGACCACGACACATCCGAGCTGAATCATCCTTGCTCAGGGCCTATAATGGTGGCACCAGGGCGGCCCCTTTCGAATCTCTGATGGTGGCTGACATTGGTGACGTCAACGTGAATCTTTACGACCTGAAGAAGAGCTGCAAGATGATCAGGAACTCTTTTAAGGAGATTGTGTCCACGGGCTGTATACCACTGACATTAG GTGGTGATCACACAATAACATACCCCATATTGCAGACAATGGCAGAAAA ATATGGTCCAGTAGGTTTGGTTCACATCGATGCGCACTCTGACACAAGCGATATTGTCCTAGGGGAGAAGATCTGTCATGGAACACCATTCAGACGTTGTGTGGACGAAGGACTGCTCGATTGTAAACGTGTGGTTCAGATTGGCCTCCGTGGATCGACTTATGAACCAGATGGTTACCTTTGGAGCAGAGAACAG GGATTTCGAGTGGTTAGTGGACAGGATTGTTGGTTGCGTTCGCTTGCTCCACTGATGAAGGAGGTGAGGCAGCAGATGAGAGATGGTCCAGTGTACATTAGTTTTGATATTGATGGTCTGGATCCAGCATTTGCTCCTGGTACTGGAACCCCAGAGATCGCTGGTCTTCAACCTAGTCAG GCTTTGGAAATCATCCGGGGTTGTCAGGGAATGAAAATAATCGGCTGTGACTTGGTTGAAGTTTCTCCACCATATGATACTTCTG GTAACACGGCTCTGACAGCTGCCAATCTGCTCTTCGAGATGCTCTGTGTTCTACCCAACGTTAAGTATTATTGA